A section of the Elizabethkingia anophelis R26 genome encodes:
- a CDS encoding TSUP family transporter codes for MSNSLYPIFVKLETLSLLIIGGGKVALEKLDSVLNNAPQTSVKLVAKEIIPEVKALQEEYKNLVLEQRAYTYADFDAADLVIAAVNDLVVAEQIRNDAHVKGVLVNIADKPELCDFYLGSIVRKGELKIAISTNGKSPTIAKRLREILTETIPDEIDEVLDNMQNIRQQLKGDFEYKIQELNRLTTEYLSKENSKDKLSLEIENLTRITKIVQRRANIYLGIIGVMLLIGILGIIVYQFNLWGDIQVFLNQDGHIFYWMLFVGFLAEIVAGSMGMGYGVICTTVLLLLNVPPPVVSASIHSAESFTTAAGSISHYKLGNVNKKMVWILVPVAILGAIIGAFTLSHFGEHYAHIVKPIIACYTLYLGANILKNAFKKKGVTVKAKRKTNLRILGLAGGFIDSFAGGGWGPLVTGTLMKDGRTPRYVVGSSTVAKFLLTVTSAITFIFTIGIHHWNIVLGLLLGGIFTAPFSAMLTAKLPTKKMFIVVGSVVIIMSLTTIIKALL; via the coding sequence ATGAGTAATTCTTTATATCCCATATTTGTAAAGCTTGAAACCTTGTCATTGCTAATTATAGGTGGCGGAAAAGTAGCTCTGGAAAAGTTGGACTCAGTCCTGAATAATGCTCCCCAAACATCTGTTAAATTGGTAGCCAAAGAAATTATTCCGGAGGTAAAGGCTCTGCAAGAGGAATATAAAAATCTTGTTTTGGAGCAGAGAGCTTATACATATGCGGATTTTGATGCTGCAGACCTTGTTATAGCAGCAGTTAATGATCTTGTTGTGGCAGAACAGATTCGTAATGATGCACACGTAAAAGGGGTACTGGTAAATATAGCCGATAAACCTGAGCTTTGTGATTTCTATCTTGGATCTATTGTACGTAAAGGTGAGCTGAAAATAGCTATTTCCACCAACGGAAAATCTCCGACAATAGCTAAGAGACTTCGCGAAATTCTGACAGAAACTATTCCTGATGAGATAGATGAGGTACTGGATAATATGCAGAATATAAGGCAGCAGCTGAAAGGTGATTTTGAATACAAAATACAGGAGCTAAACAGACTGACTACGGAATATTTATCCAAAGAAAATAGCAAGGATAAACTGAGTCTGGAAATAGAGAATCTGACCCGTATTACAAAAATTGTGCAGCGAAGAGCTAATATTTATCTGGGAATAATTGGAGTAATGCTTCTTATTGGAATACTCGGGATTATAGTTTATCAGTTTAATCTATGGGGAGATATTCAGGTATTCCTTAACCAGGACGGGCACATATTCTACTGGATGTTATTTGTTGGATTTCTGGCAGAAATTGTAGCCGGATCGATGGGAATGGGTTATGGAGTGATATGTACAACGGTATTGCTTTTATTGAATGTACCTCCTCCGGTAGTGAGTGCAAGTATTCATTCTGCAGAATCTTTTACAACCGCAGCAGGTAGTATCAGCCACTATAAATTGGGAAATGTAAATAAAAAAATGGTTTGGATATTGGTTCCTGTGGCTATTCTAGGTGCCATTATCGGTGCTTTTACCTTATCTCATTTTGGTGAACATTATGCACATATCGTAAAACCTATCATTGCCTGCTACACCTTATATTTGGGAGCTAATATTCTGAAAAATGCTTTTAAGAAGAAAGGGGTAACAGTAAAGGCTAAAAGGAAAACCAACCTCAGAATACTGGGATTAGCAGGAGGTTTTATCGATTCTTTTGCAGGTGGGGGCTGGGGACCTTTGGTAACCGGAACATTAATGAAAGATGGAAGAACACCCCGTTATGTTGTGGGAAGTTCTACAGTTGCCAAGTTTCTGCTTACAGTAACAAGTGCTATTACTTTCATTTTTACAATTGGTATTCATCACTGGAATATTGTATTGGGACTTTTATTAGGAGGTATTTTCACCGCACCGTTTTCTGCAATGCTTACCGCAAAGCTTCCAACGAAAAAGATGTTTATTGTAGTAGGGAGTGTTGTTATTATCATGAGCCTTACAACCATTATAAAAGCTTTGTTGTGA